In Capsicum annuum cultivar UCD-10X-F1 chromosome 7, UCD10Xv1.1, whole genome shotgun sequence, one genomic interval encodes:
- the LOC107876532 gene encoding uncharacterized protein LOC107876532, whose product MGQLSAALNQRKAGTLPSDTVQNLKKDGSCMAITTKSGKVLESQSVGKPVVDVIVENTNEVDNSMESVGSDRVIPDTVPDYQQIVIFEQKKDKEKEVVFKTLPKPPPPFPQRLKKKTDDMKFIRFMSMLKQLTINCIATRSLIQKKADPGAFTIPCTVGSLDFAKALCDLGDGINLIPLSHL is encoded by the exons ATGGGCCAATTGTCAGCGGCACTTAATCAAAGGAAGGCCGGTACGTTACCTAGTGACACAGTCCAAAATCTTAAGAAGGATGGATCGTGCATGGCAATTACCACTAAAAGTGGTAAGGTGTTGGAGAGCCAATCTGTGGGTAAGCCAGTAGTTGATGTGATAGTAGAAAATACGAATGAAGTTGATAATTCTATGGAATCTGTAGGATCAGATAGGGTTATTCCAGATACTGTACCTGATTATCAGCAGATAGTTATATTTGAACAAAAGAAGGACAAGGAAAAGGAAGTTGTGTTTAAAACTTtgccaaaaccaccacctcccttcCCTCAAAGACTGAAAAAGAAGACTGACGACATGAAGTTCATTCGATTCATGTCTATGTtaaagcagctgactataaat tgcaTTGCTACAAGGTCATTAAttcagaagaaggcagatccgggAGCCTTTACTATTCCTTGTACGGTGGGGTCTTTGGATTTTGccaaggccttatgtgatctcgGAGATGGCATTAATTTGATACCGCTATCCCATTTATaa